The following proteins are co-located in the Telopea speciosissima isolate NSW1024214 ecotype Mountain lineage chromosome 9, Tspe_v1, whole genome shotgun sequence genome:
- the LOC122640780 gene encoding protein BREAST CANCER SUSCEPTIBILITY 1 homolog, with translation MEAMEPVDEVQYEINTDIHGIRNGPQLGRLSILNKKTKLFNGFTFYFMGEFMSSYEGYLQDLVVADGGTVLQRKPISRPGRSII, from the exons ATGGAAGCCATGGAACCTGTTGATGAAGTTCAATATGAAATCAATACGGACATACATGGAATCAGGAATGGTCCTCAGTTAGGAAGGCTAAGTATCCTTAACAAG AAAACGAAGCTTTTCAATGGGTTCACATTCTATTTCATGGGAGAATTTATGTCTTCATATGAAGGATATCTGCAAGATCTAGTTGTTGCTGATGGAGGAACAGTTCTACAAAGGAAACCCATTTCAAGACCAGGGAGGAGTATTATCTGA